The following are from one region of the Salvia hispanica cultivar TCC Black 2014 chromosome 1, UniMelb_Shisp_WGS_1.0, whole genome shotgun sequence genome:
- the LOC125189617 gene encoding ankyrin repeat-containing protein At5g02620-like, translated as MVAEVEEKKLYDAATKGDVVTFQTLLRQDPFLVDQVSFSRSRNLLHIATIHGQVGIVEELLKINSELARDVDSKKSSSLHIATAQGHVEIARKLLSVAPEMRWWLDDQGMNPVHIAAMRGHVEILEILLEHDLTPAIERLHRGQTVLHLCVKHRQLEALRFLGERMGDLVCVKDDDGETILHLAVRFNQVESHAFMMNTKLFKVGGLGRAGALEKEMNGLEKDLD; from the exons ATGGTTGCAGaagtagaagaaaagaaattatatgaTGCAGCGACAAAGGGAGATGTAGTTACTTTCCAAACACTTCTACGACAAGATCCATTTCTTGTTGATCAAGTTTCATTTTCACGTTCGAGAAATCTCCTACACATAGCAACAATTCATGGACAAGTAGGCATAGTGGAAGAGTTGTTGAAAATAAACTCGGAGCTAGCTCGAGACGTCGACTCCAAAAAGTCGTCTTCTCTTCACATCGCAACTGCACAAGGGCACGTTGAGATTGCCCGAAAATTGCTATCTGTGGCCCCAGAGATGCGCTGGTGGCTCGACGATCAGGGCATGAACCCGGTTCATATTGCCGCCATGAGAGGGCATGTTGAGATCTTGGAGATTTTGCTTGAACATGACTTGACTCCTGCGATAGAGAGGCTGCATCGCGGCCAGACTGTGCTGCACTTGTGCGTGAAACATCGTCAGCTTGAGGCGTTGCGGTTTTTGGGGGAGAGAATGGGTGATCTTGTGTGTGTGAAGGATGATGATGGGGAGACAATCTTGCATTTGGCTGTTAGGTTCAATCAAGTTGAG AGTCATGCATTCATGATGAATACCAAATTGTTTAAGGTTGGAGGATTAGGAAGGGCTGGGGCATTAGAGAAAGAAATGAATGGATTAGAAAAAGATTTGgattag
- the LOC125189624 gene encoding uncharacterized protein LOC125189624: MVGYLLKNNKIEKLTANSMGKTPLDILRESPQHTNTYSETEGLLLCLSHQPFLNLFREITGMTLVVVGLIAAMAFQAAVNPPGGVWQDDTPSHRAGKAVMASTHPTLYKHFSRANTAAFVSSLLVIFLVAVRAPTNAFVFVIVSWYATLVSMAAIGVSYGAALIMTGPVETETVGEIVAEVVSVFVGIYVLVIVCGYVEKSYFAWKRRRLQRGDVAIIHLITRCFYHIQRDVESTPIN; the protein is encoded by the coding sequence ATGGTAGGATATCTcctaaaaaacaacaaaatagaGAAGCTAACAGCAAATTCCATGGGCAAAACACCACTCGACATCTTGAGAGAGAGCCCCCAACACACAAACACCTATTCCGAAACCGAAGGCCTCCTACTATGTTTGTCGCATCAGCCATTTCTCAACCTCTTCCGCGAGATCACCGGCATGACATTGGTGGTGGTCGGCCTCATCGCCGCGATGGCGTTCCAGGCGGCCGTCAATCCCCCGGGAGGGGTGTGGCAGGACGACACGCCATCACACAGAGCCGGGAAAGCAGTGATGGCATCCACTCATCCAACACTGTACAAACACTTCTCTCGTGCTAACACCGCGGCTTTCGTCTCGTCTCTCCTCGTGATCTTCCTTGTGGCCGTCCGAGCGCCGACGAACGCGTTCGTTTTCGTGATTGTGAGCTGGTACGCGACGCTGGTGTCGATGGCGGCGATTGGAGTGAGCTATGGAGCTGCCTTGATCATGACGGGTCCCGTGGAAACGGAGACGGTTGGGGAGATTGTTGCTGAGGTAGTGTCGGTGTTTGTGGGAATCTATGTGTTAGTAATCGTGTGTGGTTATGTGGAGAAGTCTTATTTTGCGTGGAAGAGACGGAGACTGCAGCGTGGGGATGTTGCAATCATTCATCTGATCACACGCTGTTTTTATCATATTCAACGTGATGTTGAAAGCACGCCGATTAATTGA
- the LOC125187402 gene encoding ankyrin repeat-containing protein At5g02620-like: MVSISPKKKLYDAATTGDTTAFQTLVQQDPSLVDQVSFARSRNLLHIAAASGHVEIARMLLTVGPDEMCWWVDDRGMNPVHIAAMKGHVEILKVLLENDLSPAMERLHRGQTVLHLCVKHRQLETLKFLVEKMSDLANVKDDDGEKAFNLAVRCNRDEMIQYLMDKNTVEKSIINDITDMTMVVVGLIAAMAFQAAVSPPGGLWQDDTSSHKAGKAVMGSTHPKLYNLFSRANTTAFISSLLVIFLVALRAQTHALFFVIVIWYATFVSMASIGMSYGASLYMTNPMETQTLDKIEDIVIYGFVSIIVLVVVWIVIKESHFRLKRLKLQDGDLTITDRIFRYIFRIGEVAIKRVRRCTQNHGA; this comes from the exons ATGGTTTCGATATCACCGAAAAAGAAACTATACGATGCTGCAACAACGGGCGATACGACAGCATTCCAAACACTTGTGCAACAAGATCCATCTCTTGTTGATCAAGTTTCATTTGCACGTTCAAGAAATCTCCTTCACATTGCAGCTGCAAGTGGGCACGTCGAGATTGCCAGAATGTTGTTAACCGTAGGCCCCGATGAGATGTGCTGGTGGGTCGACGATCGAGGCATGAACCCGGTTCATATTGCTGCCATGAAAGGGCATGTTGAGATCTTGAAGGTTCTGCTTGAGAATGACTTGTCTCCTGCAATGGAGAGACTGCATCGAGGCCAGACTGTGTTGCACTTGTGCGTGAAACATCGTCAGCTTGAGACGTTGAAGTTTTTGGTTGAGAAAATGAGTGATCTTGCGAATGTGAAGGATGATGATGGGGAGAAGGCCTTCAATTTGGCTGTTAGGTGCAATCGAGATGAG ATGATACAATATTTGATGGATAAGAATACAGTAGAGAAGTCCATCATCAACGATATAACCGACATGacaatggtggtggtgggCCTGATAGCCGCGATGGCATTCCAGGCGGCTGTCAGCCCTCCCGGCGGCTTGTGGCAGGACGATACGTCATCACACAAAGCCGGAAAAGCGGTGATGGGATCTACTCATCCCAAACTATACAATCTATTCTCTCGTGCTAACACCACCGCTTTCATTTCGTCTCTCCTCGTAATCTTCCTCGTCGCCTTGCGAGCACAGACGCATGCATTGTTTTTCGTGATTGTCATCTGGTATGCAACATTCGTGTCGATGGCATCTATTGGAATGAGCTATGGAGCTTCTTTATACATGACGAATCCTATGGAAACACAAACACTTGACAAAATTGAGGATATTGTAATCTATGGATTCGTGAGCATCATTGTATTAGTAGTCGTCTGGATTGTTATAAAGGAGTCGCATTTCAGGTTGAAGAGACTGAAACTGCAGGATGGAGATCTCACAATCACGGATCGAATCTTTCGCTATATTTTTCGGATTGGTGAAGTTGCAATAAAAAGAGTGCGGAGATGTACTCAAAACCATGGGGCTTAG